The bacterium genome includes a region encoding these proteins:
- a CDS encoding restriction endonuclease, with translation MRGQLFTQQYLLEGIRETGVWKSITDDDVERFRAFLIDLFGKHRESDTRNEAETEHQIIIPILKALGWHYLPQQSATPRGRRKLPDLLLFDDDAKLRAAQNHRHESERYAYGLCVAESKRWNRPLDRADDRDTDDTKTPSNQILAYLARVAVIPGSRIEWGILSNGRHWRLYWQKAYSQSEEFFDIDLAIAAGAAGFAGDLFDTGYEDVGDALRLFIIVFRPASFFREGTGARSFLEEMQAEGRLWERKIAQDLGEHVFHKLYPDLLNAIAERAPAATLDEVRHAALIFLYRLLFVFYAEDRDLLPVKDERYEHYSLRRIRHDVAERVDRGEKLSGKLARYDRQLRDLFRAIAHGDTEVGLPAYNGGLFDDESIPERARVEIPDSVLIKIIDRLSRHRDTQADGDARSQWINYRDLSVRHLGSVYERLLEFVAYRQADRKIGIRPNKFARKDTGSYYTADDLVKLVVKEAVGPLIAERMHVFEVRAQEMTSSRASVFDRLSHLQEKDAADAILRLKVCDPAMGSGHFLVALVDYLADEIIRVLGDAAGVVHKSGERYVSPVEKRIRQTRQRILDHARDEGWRVEASQLDDRHLVRRMILKSVVHGVDKNPMAVELAKVALWLHTFTVGAPLSFLDHHLHCGDSLFGEWMSGVVGDMEKVAPLFASGFFRDLARFAPALDQISEIADADLTEVNTSRTLYAMVEDKRRPYWRLADLWQGLRWLESGADKDEQKRVREGRKQLLDRASRLAEAAERGYLDANGRNGGDNGDAMRNLNELLARALSVADDEHFFHWEFAFPSIWKIEQNFRVPDGGFDAVVGNPPWDRMKIQEVEWFAIRAPEIAKQARAADRKKLVAEMKEARNPLALEYEEARRNTESAMRLARSSGEYDLLANGDMNLYSLFVERAARLVKPTGIVGLLTPSGIASDKSAANFFRTISTNARLSALFDFENRDRKTGKEFFPDVDTRFKFCALIFGGETRKFNRVRCAFFLHRVEEIDEAERVFELTPADFALVNPNTATAPIFREQRDAAITTRIYREHPVLVDRREDEPKYLYPIKYLTMFHMTNDSHLFMTKDELQAMHVRRFAGNQWKKGKKTWSPLYEGKMVQMYDHRAANVIVNPENVHRPANAESATDEQHRNPSWLPTPQFWVAESEIPVSKEISWFVGFKEITAPTNARTMIAAVIPRAAVGNTLPLLLPSSDAADTGMRLLCMLANMNSFAFDFVARQKVQGQHLNLYIVEQLPFIAPETYAAFTREDCDVDVAAFVRDEVVRLSYTSVDLKDFAAEFGVTGEPFAWNEEDRRHRMARLDALYFLLYGISHDDAKHILDKFPIVRAQDEARYDGWFRTRDLIEHYMSALDDGDFEVVVTPGPPQKPFVPKSKRRKTGVARGSR, from the coding sequence TTGCGCGGCCAACTTTTTACCCAGCAATATCTTCTTGAAGGCATTCGAGAGACCGGCGTATGGAAATCGATCACCGATGACGATGTCGAGCGTTTCCGCGCATTCTTGATCGATCTGTTTGGAAAACATCGCGAATCCGACACGCGCAACGAGGCGGAAACCGAACACCAGATCATCATCCCGATCCTGAAGGCGCTCGGCTGGCACTATCTGCCGCAACAAAGCGCGACGCCGCGCGGCCGCCGCAAACTCCCGGATCTTCTCCTTTTCGATGACGACGCAAAACTTCGTGCCGCGCAAAATCACCGGCACGAATCCGAACGATACGCCTACGGGCTGTGCGTCGCGGAATCCAAGCGATGGAACCGCCCGCTCGATCGTGCCGACGACCGCGACACCGACGATACGAAAACGCCGTCAAACCAGATTCTGGCGTATCTGGCGCGCGTCGCGGTTATCCCGGGCAGCCGCATCGAATGGGGCATTCTCTCCAACGGGCGCCACTGGCGGCTGTATTGGCAAAAGGCGTATTCGCAGTCGGAGGAATTTTTCGATATCGATCTTGCGATCGCCGCGGGCGCGGCCGGCTTTGCGGGCGACCTTTTTGATACCGGGTACGAAGACGTTGGCGACGCGTTGAGGCTGTTCATCATCGTTTTCCGGCCGGCTTCGTTTTTCCGTGAAGGAACCGGCGCACGCTCGTTTCTCGAGGAGATGCAAGCCGAAGGCCGCTTGTGGGAACGCAAAATCGCCCAGGACCTTGGCGAACACGTCTTTCACAAGCTCTATCCCGATTTGCTGAACGCCATCGCCGAGCGCGCGCCAGCGGCGACGCTCGACGAGGTCCGGCACGCCGCCCTGATTTTTCTTTACCGGCTTCTATTCGTTTTTTACGCGGAAGATCGTGACTTGCTGCCGGTGAAGGACGAGCGATACGAACACTACTCCCTTCGACGAATTCGCCACGACGTCGCCGAGCGCGTCGATCGCGGTGAAAAACTTTCCGGTAAGCTCGCTCGATATGACCGTCAATTACGGGACTTGTTTCGCGCGATCGCGCATGGGGATACGGAAGTAGGATTGCCCGCTTATAACGGCGGCCTGTTTGACGACGAGAGCATTCCCGAGCGGGCGCGCGTCGAAATCCCGGATTCGGTCCTGATCAAGATCATCGATCGCCTATCGCGCCATCGCGATACGCAGGCGGACGGCGACGCGCGGTCCCAATGGATCAACTACCGCGATCTTTCCGTGCGCCATCTGGGTTCGGTTTACGAGCGGTTGCTGGAATTCGTCGCGTATCGGCAGGCGGACAGAAAGATCGGCATCCGGCCGAACAAGTTCGCGCGCAAGGATACCGGCAGTTATTACACCGCGGACGACCTCGTCAAACTGGTCGTAAAGGAAGCCGTCGGCCCCCTGATCGCCGAGCGCATGCATGTTTTCGAGGTGCGTGCCCAGGAAATGACATCCTCCCGGGCGTCGGTGTTTGATCGACTTTCTCATTTGCAGGAGAAGGACGCGGCCGACGCGATCCTTCGCCTGAAGGTCTGCGACCCGGCGATGGGAAGCGGGCATTTTCTCGTGGCGCTTGTCGATTACCTCGCCGACGAAATCATCCGCGTGCTCGGCGATGCGGCGGGCGTCGTGCACAAGTCGGGCGAGCGATACGTATCTCCGGTTGAAAAACGCATCCGGCAGACGCGGCAGCGGATTCTCGACCACGCCCGCGACGAGGGCTGGCGCGTGGAGGCGTCACAACTGGACGACCGGCATCTCGTGCGCCGCATGATCCTGAAGAGCGTGGTTCACGGCGTGGACAAAAACCCCATGGCCGTCGAACTCGCCAAGGTTGCGTTGTGGCTGCATACGTTCACGGTCGGCGCGCCGCTTTCGTTTCTCGATCATCATTTGCACTGCGGCGATTCGCTGTTCGGCGAATGGATGTCGGGCGTCGTGGGCGACATGGAAAAGGTCGCGCCGCTATTCGCGTCGGGTTTCTTTCGCGACCTCGCGCGGTTCGCGCCCGCGCTCGATCAAATCTCCGAAATCGCGGACGCCGACCTCACCGAGGTCAACACGTCGCGAACGCTCTACGCAATGGTGGAAGACAAGCGGCGGCCGTACTGGCGGCTGGCCGACCTTTGGCAGGGTTTGCGCTGGCTGGAATCGGGGGCGGACAAGGACGAACAGAAACGGGTCCGGGAGGGGCGCAAGCAACTGCTGGACCGCGCCTCGCGCCTGGCCGAGGCGGCGGAACGCGGCTATCTCGACGCAAACGGCCGAAATGGCGGGGACAATGGCGACGCCATGCGGAACCTGAACGAATTGCTTGCGCGGGCGTTGTCGGTCGCGGATGACGAACATTTTTTCCACTGGGAATTTGCCTTTCCGTCGATCTGGAAAATTGAGCAAAACTTTCGCGTTCCCGACGGTGGATTCGACGCCGTTGTCGGAAACCCGCCGTGGGACCGCATGAAGATCCAGGAGGTGGAATGGTTCGCGATCCGCGCGCCCGAAATCGCGAAGCAGGCGCGCGCGGCTGACCGGAAGAAGCTCGTGGCCGAAATGAAGGAGGCGCGAAATCCGCTGGCCCTGGAATACGAAGAAGCGCGGCGGAACACCGAGTCGGCGATGCGCCTCGCGCGTTCAAGCGGCGAATACGACCTTCTGGCGAATGGCGACATGAATCTGTACAGCCTGTTCGTCGAAAGGGCCGCGCGGCTCGTCAAGCCGACGGGCATCGTCGGGTTGCTGACGCCGTCGGGGATCGCATCGGACAAGTCGGCGGCGAATTTCTTCCGAACGATTTCGACGAATGCTCGCCTTTCGGCTCTGTTTGATTTCGAGAATCGCGATCGGAAGACGGGAAAGGAGTTCTTCCCGGATGTCGATACGCGGTTCAAATTCTGTGCGTTGATCTTTGGCGGCGAGACGAGGAAATTCAATCGCGTCCGGTGCGCGTTTTTCCTGCATCGCGTGGAAGAGATCGACGAGGCGGAGCGCGTCTTCGAATTGACGCCGGCCGACTTCGCGCTGGTGAACCCGAATACGGCAACGGCGCCGATCTTCCGAGAGCAACGCGATGCGGCCATCACGACGCGGATTTATCGCGAACACCCGGTGCTGGTGGACCGGCGCGAGGACGAGCCGAAATATCTGTATCCGATCAAATATTTGACGATGTTTCACATGACGAACGATTCGCACCTCTTCATGACGAAGGACGAGCTACAAGCGATGCACGTCAGGCGGTTCGCCGGCAATCAGTGGAAGAAAGGCAAAAAAACCTGGTCCCCACTTTACGAGGGCAAGATGGTGCAGATGTACGACCATCGTGCCGCGAACGTCATTGTGAATCCGGAAAACGTTCACCGCCCTGCGAACGCGGAGTCAGCGACGGACGAGCAGCACCGCAATCCGTCTTGGCTCCCGACGCCGCAGTTCTGGGTTGCCGAATCGGAAATCCCCGTTTCGAAGGAAATTTCCTGGTTCGTCGGCTTCAAGGAAATCACCGCGCCGACGAATGCCCGCACGATGATCGCCGCGGTGATCCCGCGCGCGGCGGTGGGGAACACCTTGCCGCTTCTGCTTCCGAGTTCCGATGCCGCCGACACCGGCATGCGTTTATTGTGCATGCTGGCAAACATGAATTCCTTCGCATTCGATTTTGTTGCCAGGCAGAAAGTTCAGGGACAGCATTTGAATCTTTATATCGTCGAACAATTGCCGTTCATCGCGCCCGAAACGTATGCAGCTTTCACGCGGGAGGACTGTGATGTCGATGTCGCGGCGTTTGTCCGGGACGAAGTCGTCCGCCTGTCGTACACGTCCGTCGATCTGAAGGACTTCGCGGCGGAATTCGGCGTGACGGGCGAGCCGTTCGCATGGAACGAGGAAGACAGGCGGCACCGCATGGCGCGGCTCGACGCGCTGTATTTTCTGCTTTACGGCATCTCGCACGACGACGCGAAGCATATCCTCGACAAGTTTCCGATCGTCCGGGCGCAGGACGAGGCTCGATACGACGGCTGGTTCCGCACGCGGGATCTCATCGAACACTACATGAGCGCGCTTGACGACGGCGATTTCGAGGTCGTCGTCACCCCGGGGCCGCCGCAAAAGCCGTTCGTGCCGAAAAGCAAGCGGCGGAAAACGGGCGTCGCCCGCGGTTCGCGTTGA